ACTACCGCTCAAAAAACACGTAAGCGCTGCCAGCACGCTCGACTTCCCGCAATTGTTCTCGCCAATCAGAACGAGAAGGTCGCTCCATTCGATGCTGGCATGAGCAATGGCCTTGAAATTGCGAATTTCGAAACGGCGGAGTCGCATCTCATCTCCCTTCTTTGCAACCAGCGAATTTCTCTTTGATGGTAATCAGCTGGTATGCGCTCAAATTTCTTGCACGAACTGGCCAATATAATACGAAACCTTCGCCACAGGCTTAACGCGAATCACGTCACATAAATTCCTCAATCGACTTGAAGTATTTTGCACAAAGACGAGAGAAGAAAGCAGGAGCAACACTTCTCACGTAGCTCAAGTGCCCCTTCAAGTTCTTGTGTTCCTCTTTGTCTAACTTCCCCTTCTCATAAAGGGAAAGCATGAGCCTTATCTGGTCTTTGTATTCTCTATTGACCGTTATGTGGCTGTCGCGGCAAACCCTAAGTCCCGTGACAATAGCGCTGCCCCCAAGTTTGCTAGAAAAGATAGTCTTCTTTTCATTGATGGAAAGTTTCGGAGACGTGGTGCCATCCACTAGCGAACTAAATATTTTCAAAAACTCGGTGCAGCCACCTTTCTTGTCGGTGGAGAAAACAACATCATCGGCATATCGCGTAAACTTGCCAGCCCCCAACTTCTCCTCATTACTTTCAATGAGACGATGGACTTTCTCATCAAATTCAAGCATTACCGCGTTGGATATGGCCGGCGACGATATGTAACCAATCGGCAGCCGCTCATTTTCGTCAAAGCAAACCCTTTTGATGAATAGGTCTGCATCATGATATGCATCGAAGGTGCCTTTGTTTTTGCTTGACTTATCTACCGACTTTTTCAGGTCATCATACTTTATTGAAGGGAAGAAGTTGGTGAAATCTATTCTCAAAAAATACTTTGAATCGACGTGGTGCTGTGCGTTTGTCAATATTGAGCGTCCGCGCCTAAATGCCATGGCTGCGTCGTGCATCTCAAGATTTTCAAAGAATTTTAGAGTGAGCCAGCGCTGCAAAATTTCCAACTCAGCCGAAGGTCTTTTAATTACTCTATATGAGGCGGAGCTTTTCTTTCTTATGCGGAGACGCTTAACTCTGCTGGGCCCTAGACGGATGACATCGCGAACCCAGATTTCTGGAACGAAGCACTCCGTGGCGGCTAAAGTTATTAGACTAGGCATGAACCAGTCGCCCTGGGTTGTGCTTCAAATGGAATCGGCGAAAAGCTGAAATAAGACTATCAGCACTTCCTCCAAAACTAATAAAAGTCTCGGTTGCGGTTGATATGTATGAAGACTCCCCTGCGTTAGCTATCGGGGTTATCAGTTTCGATGCGTGCAGTATTCCCCGAAGGGATTTTACGTCTTCAAATGGTTGCGAACCAAATATGCTTTTGTATATTTCGATTGTTTCCTGATGAGTAATAGGGCCGCACAAATATATGATATCGTGCAAGAAGAACAATGAGGCTTGATTTCCCGCGCTTGGCAAGAGAGCGTCTCTATCTAGGCTAGTCCTTTTCCTCAAAGGGCTGAGGTGCTTGAGTATGCCTGGCACTGTCAGACCAATGGCGTCCAACTCTTGAATGCCAGTCGCGCCCATTGGATACCATATTATGCGGTCTTCGGCCACGTCCTCTTTGATTGCCTGAAGGGGGCCGTGATTTATGAAGGAGGGTTGTGCTCTAAACTTTGAGTCGTTAACGACAAGAAGCTTTTTCCGCAAGCCCTGATGTGCAAAAGCGCCCAACTCACAAAAAGAGCTGTAGCTCTCCAGAACGATTAGAATCCAATCTGCAATGTTTGATATCTTGTGTTCAATGTCGAGAAGATTTTTTACTTTCCCGTGTTTCGCTAGCTCCTCCATGACGAGTTCTGCGTAAACAATTCGTGCATGGGGCAGAGCTGCTTCAATCGTTTTCTTTAAATACTGTCGCCGTGCGGAGGGGACCAAATCGGACTGATTTGCACCGCACAGGAAAATTAAGGAGAGTTCCCGACGAATAGAAAAACGGCCCGCATTAAGGGCCGTTGAGAAGCGTTTCAATGCGTCCCCGAGCTTGGGTTTCGGCAACGCTATATAGTCTTTTAACATGCCTACTGGATGCAGCGAGGGATTCGGACACGGACCCCCGCCGACTGGCGGGGAGACGTGTCCGAATCCCTCGCCGACGACAGGAAATCCCAGGCGGATAGTGACTCACTACCCGATTCGGCTTTCGCCGAATAATGCTAGGCAGCTAAATTCTATTCAGGCCACGTACCTTGTCAAGCACAACCAAATGAATGCCTAGGCAAATATGTGCCCCGATGGATTGCTCCACGCTCGCGCCCGATAATCAGCCGTCAGCTTCCAACGCGGGAGCGCACACCTTGCCCGTGGTAATTTTGTGACATCGTGCCCACCGTTGGAAATGAAACCACGCGACCTGTGGTAGCCTCACGCTCGAGGTCAAACTGACTTCGTAGTCGTGCCAGGACCCCTCGTCCGGCAAACGAGTCGGCTGCTCGTTAGACCACGGAGATACTCGCAGAGCAATCTGCAATCGCCACAGCCAAACACAAATTCCCTCCGACCTCACCAGGCAACTTTCTGCCTGACCCAAAACAAGGTTCAAAAAGCAATGGCGCCTCGGTCTTCACCGAGATGCCCGGGGGAATTCGTGTTCCAGAAATCAGCAAACCTATCCAATGTGGCGGGCATCACGTCTGTCCGCGTACCGCGTTCCCATTTCAAGAAGAACGGGAAGCAGAACCCGCTGTGGCTGATTTCGTTCGTCAGGACGCTGCGCCTTCTATAAGGCCATCTCGCACACGATATGGCGCAGCACTTCCTGCTATCCCCGATGGCACGTTCGCTACAGGACGACGAGTTCAACTCGCTCATTACCCGGAACGAACCGCTGGCGCATGCCCTGTTCATGTTTTACCGCTGGAGCTCCTTCACCGAACAGATTTGCCCACGGTGTGGTTTGGTTTGCAGTCACATGCCTCGGCTGCGCCACAAGCAGTGGCGCTGCCGCAGCTGCGGTCACGACTTCTCTCTGAAGTCCGGCAGTGTGTTCGATGGAACGAAGCTACCGCTCTGGACCATCATCAAAGGCATCTACCTGTTCGTGACGAACGCAAAGGGTCGCTCCGCCATCGAAATGAGCCACAAGCTGAATATCAGCTACCGCGCGGCCTACCTGCTGCTTCACAAGATTCGTTGGGCTTTCTGGGCTACGCCGCCGGCCAAGCCGATGACCGGCGAATTCGATATTGATGTCGTCTGGGTGTTGAAAGGGTTGCGCAAGCCCAATGACCGGACTCTGGAAGCCAAGGCAGAACGGCAAACAAAACGCCGAGAACGAATGGTCAAGCGACTTCTGGCTCAAGGCATTGCAGAGGCCGACGCGACCAAAGCCGCTGCCAAGGAGTACCCTCTCACGAGCGAACCCCGCCGAAGCAATCCCAAGAAGCAGTGCATTCTGGGTATCGTGCGGCGCAACCCAGAGGGTGGCGGCTCCGACTTTGTCATGGGCATCCCGCTCCCCACGGAAAACTACGAGCTCATCCGTCAAGCGTTGGACCGGTACGTGGCCAAGGGCTCCATCCTCTATTCGGACAACGCCGGCGCAACGGCCGCACTGCGGGCCCACTACGAGGTCCGGCGCGTCAACCACGATACCCACTACAAGAGCCCGGAAGGGTGGCATACAAACTACGTCGAGAGCGCGTTCTCCCGATGGCGCCGAATGGAAATCGGCACGTATCACCGCATGAGCAAGCCCCGTTTGCACCTCTACTTTGCCGAATGCGCGTGGCGGGAAACGTTTCGTCGGCGCTCGCCTGCACAACGGCTGGCGGACTCGTTACGCCGTCTGGCAACTGTGGGGCCTTGCAAGGACCTCCAGAAGTATCAGAAGCCACGCACGAAATTGATGGGCGAGCCGTTCACGCCCGCGCCCCGTCACATTGACCTGCGGCCGGTGGGCCAGACCTCACCGTCAGATGTCCGGCGCCTGTCCAAACTGCTGAAACTGGAAGCCCCGGTTTCGCAGGCATTAGACGCCTTCGCTCAATTGTCGGCACCGGCGCTAGCACTCGCCGCCTGAGGTCCCCGGGTATCACGCAGCCTCAACGTCGTGTGTGGTGTGAACTTGCAGGTCGTCACGCTCGACAGCCGCGTATTCCGGTAGCGCCCAAATAGCTATGTCATCGTGCCGGAGCCCCGTCGAACCAACACGCACAACAAGCCCCTTCTTGGCCTGCACACGCATCGCGTTCTTGATAGAGCGCCGAGTTTCGTAGCGGTCTTCTGGTGTTTTCCAGCGGACGCCAGTCTGTGCGACAACGTAATCCAGAAGCTCTGGCGTCGTCACAGGACATTTCCTGAGCCGCATAGCATCAAAGCAAAGGCCAAGCAGCTCACCATGGGCGAAGTACGTTCTGCGAGGCGTCGGCTTAACTGGCGCATACATGTCCGGGTCAATATCGATGCCTTGCTCCCGTAGCACCTCGTCGAATGCGGCCACTTTGCGCTGAAGCTCGTCTCGCTTCGCTTGGTCAGCTCGCATACGCTCATCCAGCCGCTTGATTTGACCAAGCAGCCTCGCCCGTTGTTGCGCTACCCCTTTGAATACTTGAATCCCCATCGCGTTCTCCTGCGCAAATTTCGTAAACGCAGGGGACTTATCCCGCCGGCTCGGGATGCGAGCGGCCACCGGCTACGATTTTTCCTTGCTAGGTAATGAAAAAGCGCCTCGCAGGGCGCTCTTCATCATCCCCTGAAGCTGGGGCGTGGCTCAAGGGGTAACTCCGTCATAATGGCGCCGCCGAAACAGAAACGCCCGGTCGATGCCGGGCGTTTTTCATTCGGATCGGCAACGGCCGGTCAGAGGCCGTAGCGCTTGATCTTGTCGTACAGCGTCGCGCGCCCGACCTGCAGGATGTCGGCGGCCTGGTGGACGGAGCCACCGGTGCGCGCCAGCGTCTCCGCGATCACCGTGCGCTCGTAGCGCTCGACCCGCTCCTTGAGCGGCATGCCGTCTTCCGCCGCATCGGAGACGACGGGCGTGCGGCCGACGCCCAGCACCAGGCGATCGGCGGCATTGCGCAGCTCGCGCACGTTGCCGGGCCAGTTCGATTGCATCAGTTCGTGCCGTTGGCGCTCGGACAGCATCGGCAACGGACGCTGATAGCGCACGGCGGCCTCCAGCAGGAAGTGCTCGAACAGCGGGATGATGTCTTCGCGGCGCTCGCGCAGCGGCGGCAGGTCGATGGCGACGACGTTCAGGCGATAGTACAGGTCGCGCCGGAAGCCGCCGGCCTCGATCAGCGCCTCCATGTCGCCCTTGGCGGCGGCGACGATGCGCACGTCGATGCGCACCGAGGCGTTGGAGCCCAGGCGCTCGAGCATGCCCTCCTGCAGCACGCGCAGCAGCTTGACCTGCAGCGCCAGCGGCATGCTCTCGATCTCGTCGAGGAAGAGCGTGCCGCCCGAGGCGTGCTCGATCTTGCCGATGCGCCGCTTGCCCGCGCCGGTGAAAGCGCCGGCCTCATGGCCGAACATCTCGCTCTCGAAGATCTGCTCGGGCACCGCGCCGCAGTTCAGCGCGATGAACGGCTTGTCGTGGCGCGGCGACAGCGTGTGCAGGCTGCGCGCGACCAGTTCCTTGCCGGTGCCGGTCTCGCCGTTGATGAGCACCGGCGCGTCGGTGGCGGCCACGTTGTCGATCAGCGCGCGCACCGAGGCCATCGCCTGGGAGCGGCCGATGATGCGCGTGCCCGCCGCCGGCCCCGCCAGCTCGCGGCGCAGGGCGCGGTTTTCCAGCTCCAGCGCGCGGCGCTCGACGGCGCGGCGCACGGTCTCGGTCAGGCGCTCGGCGGGGAACGGCTTCTCGATAAAATCGAACGCGCCGTCGCGCATCGCCTGCACGGCCATCGTGATATCGCCGTGGCCGGTCACGAGCACCACCGGAATGCCGGTGCCGAACGACTGGCAATGCGCCAGCACGTCGAGCCCGCTGGCGCCCGGCAGGCGCAGGTCGCTGACGACCACGCCGTAGAAATCGGCGTCGATCCGGCCGACCGCCTCCTCGGCGCTGGCGTAGGCCTGGACCTGGAAGCCGGCAAGCTCCAGGCTCTGCGCGGTGGCCTGGCGGACGGGCGGATCGTCTTCGATGAAGAGAACGTTCAAGCCTTCGGACATGGATCGTTTGGGTGAAAGGAATGGGTCAGGACGTCGCGGCCGGCACCACCTCGGCGCGGACCAGCGACAGCGTGAACTGGGCGCCGCCGCCCGGCACATTGGCCGCCGACAGCGAGCCGCCGAAGTCGCGCGCGATGCTGGTGGAAATCGCCAGCCCCAGGCCGAGGCCCTGGCCGATCTCCTTGGTGGTGAAGAACGGTTCGAACAGGTGCGGCATGGCATCGGCCGCAATGCCGGGGCCATTGTCGCGCACGACGATGCACAGCTGCGCGGGCGCGCCGTCGGCCGGGCCGATGTCGATGTCGATGCGGCCGGGGCGCGGCAGATCGTTGGCGGCGATGGCGTCGAGCGCGTTGCCGATCAGGTTGATCAGCACCTGCTCCAGCTTGAGCTCATCCGCGCGGACCACGCATGCGGCCTCGGGCAGGCGCCAGTGCAGCGCGGTCTCCACCTCGGCCAAGCGCGGGCGCAGCAGCGCCAGCACGTGGTCGAGCGCCACGCGCACCTGCACATCGGCAAGCCTGCGGCGCGAGCGGCCGGCAAACAGCTTGAGCTGCGCGGTGATCTTGCCCATGCGTTCGGTCAGGTCGGCGATGGCGCGCAGGTTGTCGGCGGCGGCGCCGTGCTGGCCACGCTCCAGCAGGATGCGCGTGTTGTCGGAGAAGGTGCGCAGCGCAGCCAGCGGCTGGTTGAGCTCGTGCGTGATGCCGGCCGCCATCTGCCCCAGGGCGGCAAGCTTGCTGGCCTGCACGAGTTCGTCCTGCGTGGCGCGCAGCTCGGCTTCGGCGCGGGTGCGGTCGACGATCTCGTGCTGCAGTTGCTCGTTGGTTGCCATCAGGTCGGCGGTGCGGTCTTCGACGCGGCGCTCCAGCTGGTCATAGGCCGCTTCGAGCAGGCGGCGGCCGCGCAGCATCTCCCTCAGGCGCAGCCGGCGCTGGCGCCAATAGAACAGCAGCAGGCAGACGAAGGCGAAGGCGAAGGCCGCGGCAACCGTCGCGCTGCGCGCCGCGCCCATCACCGGATCGATGGGCGTCAGGTACATCAGCTGCCAGTCGGGCTCGACCAGCTCGCGCGATACCAGCAGGTAGCGCGGCGCGTTGATGCGGTCGCCGACGCGCACCAGACGCGCGCCGTCGGGCATGCGCCCGACCAGCTTCAGGAAGGCCGGCATCTCGGGCTGCAGCGGCAGCGGCGTGATCTGCTTGCGGAAGTACTGGCGGGTCGCCTGCAGCTGCGCCTGCAGCTCAGGCGTGAGCGGCTCGACCGTGCGGTACTGCCACGCCGGCACCGACGACAGGAAGATCACGCCGTTCTCGTCTGCCACCATCACCGGCTCGGAGGCATCATGGCTGGCGCGGCCGAACCACTCCAGGTTGAGCTTGACCACCGTCACGCCGATCACGCTGCCATTCTGCATCACCGGCTGCGAGATGTAGTAGCCGGGTTCCTCGCGCGTGATGCCGATGCCGTAGAAGCGCCCGACGTGTCCGGCGGCCGCCTGCTGGAAATACGGCCGGAACAGGTATTCGGCGCCGACGAAGCTGTCGGGCAGGTTGTAGTTGGATGCCGCCAGGGCCAGGCCGGTCGGGGCGATCACGTAGGTGGCGGTGGCGCGGGCGCGGTCGTTGACCTCGCGCAGGTAGCGGTTGGCGCGCGCGACGTTGTCGGGCGTCGGGTGGGCCAGCAGGTCGTGGATGAACGGATGCAGCGCGACCAGCGCCGGCAGGTACTCGTAGCGGTCGAGCGTGCTCTTGAGGTTGGCGGCGTAGCGGTCGACGCGGGCGCCGGCGGCCTGCTGGGCCTGCGACAGGCCGCGGTTCCAGGTCACCACGAAGGTCGTCGCGCACACCAGCGCCATCACCGCCACCAGAGCGGCCGCCACCAGCCACCCGAAGCCGCGGCGCGGGCTGGCGGAGGAAAACGGGAAATCGGGCTCGGACATCGGCGGGTGGTGAACGGCGGACGGGCTCGCCGTGCCTTCCGGGGCCGCGCCGGCCATCAGCCGCTCGGTGCCGTGGCGCATCACACTTTCCAAAAGAAAGCGGGGCCGTCCGGAAGGAGCGGCCCCGCCATCATACGCTTGCCATCCGGCGACGCCCCGGTGGGGCACCGCCGGCTCTGGCCCATCAGGCTGCCGGGGTGGCCGACACGGTCTCGCCGCGATCGCCCGACATCACGCGGGCCAGCTTGGTGCGGTCGAGCTCGCGTTCCCAGGCGGAGATCACCACGCAGGCCACGCCGTTGCCGGTGATGTTGGTCAGCGCGCGGCACTCGCTCATGAAGCGGTCGATGCCGAGGATCAGCACCATGCCCGCCACCGGAATGGTCGGCACCACGGCCAGCGTGGCGGCCAGCGTGATGAAGCCCGCGCCGGTGATGCCCGAGGCGCCCTTGGAGGTCAGCATCGCCACCGCCAGGATGGTCAGCTGCTGGGTCAAGGTCAGTTCGATGTTCAGCGCCTGCGAGATGAAGATCACCGCCATCGTCATGTAGATGTTGGTGCCGTCCAGGTTGAACGAATAGCCGGTCGGGACAACGAGGCCCACCACCGACTTCGAGCAGCCCAGCTTCTCCATCTTTTCCATCAGGTGCGGCAGCGCCGACTCCGACGAGCTGGTGCCCAGCACGATCAGCAGCTCTTCCTTGATGTACGCCACGAAGCGGAAGATGCTGAAGCCGGTCAGGCGGGCGATGATGCCCAGCACCACCACCACGAAGATGATGGCCGTCAGGTAGAACGTGCCGATCAGCTTGAGCAGCGGCACCAGCGACACCACACCGTACTTGCCGATGGTGAAGGCCATCGCGCCGAACGCGCCGATCGGGGCCACGCGCGTGATGACGTGCACGATGCGGAAGAACACGTGGGCGATCTGGTCAATGAAGTCCGTCACCATCTGCGCGCGCTCACCCATTGCGGAGAGCGCCCCGCCGAACAGCAGCGCAATCAGCAGGATCTGCAGGATGTCGCCCTTGGCAAAGGCATCCACCACCGTGCTCGGGATGATGTTCAGCAGGAAGTCGACCGTGCTCGACGATTGCGCCTTGGCGGCGTACTGGGCCACGGCCTTGGCGTCGATCGAGTTGACGTCGACGTTGAAGCCCGAGCCCGGGTTGAAGATGTGGCCGGCAACCAGACCAATCACCAGCGCGAAGGTCGAGACGACCTCGAAGTAGAGCAGCGCCTTGCCGCCCACGCGGCCCACCTTCTTCATGTCGCGCATGCCGGCGATGCCGGAGACGACCGTACAGAAGATGATCGGCCCGATCACCATCTTGATCAGCTGAATGAAGCCATCGCCCAGCGGCTTCATGTTGACGGCCAGCTTGGGCTCGAAATGGCCCAGCAGCACACCGATGACGATGGCCGCCAGCACCTGTACGTACAGGATTTTGTAGAACGGTTTTTTCATGTCTTCCTCGAGTGTCACAGACCGGCCGCGCGTTCATTGCCCGCCCGGTCCGACCCGCCCTGATGTGGTTTCTCTCCCCGCCGCGGCGCCGGGGATGGCCTGACGGCCGGTCCCCGCGGTCCTTCCGCGGCAGGGCGTTCCCTATTGCAAGGGCCATGCCAGCTCCCACGGCCACGGCGACGGCCCGCCAGCCCTGATGCCAGCTTGACGTGCGTACGATGGCACCCGGCTCCGACGTCGTCAATTCCGGAATTCACGAAGACCGGCGTCCAGACATCCGGAAAGCATGCTGCAGCGCAGCACGACTGCCATCGCATTCCCGGCCGCCCCGGCGGCGGGCCGTATAATGCCGGCTCGTCATGCAACTCCACACCCGTGCCGAGACCGCGCCTCGCGCCCGGCACCGCGCCCACCCATGAGCAGCCACTACCAGCACCACGTTTTCTTCTGCCTCAACGAGCGCGAGGACGGCGCACGCTGCTGCGCCGACTTCGGCGCCAAGGCCATGCAGGAATACGCCAAGAAGCGCTGCAAGGAACTCGGCATCAACGGCGAGGGCCGGGTGCGCATCAACAAGGCCGGCTGCCTGGACCGCTGCGAACTCGGTCCGGTGCTGGTGGTCTACCCCGAGGCCGTCTGGTACACCTTCGTCGACCGCGAGGACATCGACGAGATCATCCAGAGCCACCTGATCGAAGGCAAGCCGGTCGCGCGGCTGATGGTCGATCCGCCCGCCGCCTGAACCCGCCAGCCCATCGCTTTTCCATGAACGTGCATACCGCAGAACGCCTGATTCCCGGCCCGGTCGGGAACATCGACGTCTCCGTCGACCTGCCGGACGCCGCGCCGCGCGGCCTGGCCCTGGTCGGCCATCCGCATCCGCTGTTCGGCGGCACCAAGGACAACAAGGTCGCGCAGACCCTGGCCCGCACCTTCGTCGGCCTGGGCTATGCGACGGTGCGGCCGAACTTCCGCAGCGTGGGCAAGACCGAGGGCACGCACGACAACGGCATCGGCGAGCAGGACGACATGCTAGCCGTGCTCGACTGGATGCGCACGCAGGCCGAATGGTCGCCCGAGGTCGCCAC
The sequence above is a segment of the Ralstonia nicotianae genome. Coding sequences within it:
- a CDS encoding retron St85 family RNA-directed DNA polymerase, which gives rise to MPSLITLAATECFVPEIWVRDVIRLGPSRVKRLRIRKKSSASYRVIKRPSAELEILQRWLTLKFFENLEMHDAAMAFRRGRSILTNAQHHVDSKYFLRIDFTNFFPSIKYDDLKKSVDKSSKNKGTFDAYHDADLFIKRVCFDENERLPIGYISSPAISNAVMLEFDEKVHRLIESNEEKLGAGKFTRYADDVVFSTDKKGGCTEFLKIFSSLVDGTTSPKLSINEKKTIFSSKLGGSAIVTGLRVCRDSHITVNREYKDQIRLMLSLYEKGKLDKEEHKNLKGHLSYVRSVAPAFFSRLCAKYFKSIEEFM
- a CDS encoding retron St85 family effector protein is translated as MLKDYIALPKPKLGDALKRFSTALNAGRFSIRRELSLIFLCGANQSDLVPSARRQYLKKTIEAALPHARIVYAELVMEELAKHGKVKNLLDIEHKISNIADWILIVLESYSSFCELGAFAHQGLRKKLLVVNDSKFRAQPSFINHGPLQAIKEDVAEDRIIWYPMGATGIQELDAIGLTVPGILKHLSPLRKRTSLDRDALLPSAGNQASLFFLHDIIYLCGPITHQETIEIYKSIFGSQPFEDVKSLRGILHASKLITPIANAGESSYISTATETFISFGGSADSLISAFRRFHLKHNPGRLVHA
- a CDS encoding IS1595 family transposase; protein product: MAQHFLLSPMARSLQDDEFNSLITRNEPLAHALFMFYRWSSFTEQICPRCGLVCSHMPRLRHKQWRCRSCGHDFSLKSGSVFDGTKLPLWTIIKGIYLFVTNAKGRSAIEMSHKLNISYRAAYLLLHKIRWAFWATPPAKPMTGEFDIDVVWVLKGLRKPNDRTLEAKAERQTKRRERMVKRLLAQGIAEADATKAAAKEYPLTSEPRRSNPKKQCILGIVRRNPEGGGSDFVMGIPLPTENYELIRQALDRYVAKGSILYSDNAGATAALRAHYEVRRVNHDTHYKSPEGWHTNYVESAFSRWRRMEIGTYHRMSKPRLHLYFAECAWRETFRRRSPAQRLADSLRRLATVGPCKDLQKYQKPRTKLMGEPFTPAPRHIDLRPVGQTSPSDVRRLSKLLKLEAPVSQALDAFAQLSAPALALAA
- a CDS encoding sigma-54-dependent transcriptional regulator, with the protein product MSEGLNVLFIEDDPPVRQATAQSLELAGFQVQAYASAEEAVGRIDADFYGVVVSDLRLPGASGLDVLAHCQSFGTGIPVVLVTGHGDITMAVQAMRDGAFDFIEKPFPAERLTETVRRAVERRALELENRALRRELAGPAAGTRIIGRSQAMASVRALIDNVAATDAPVLINGETGTGKELVARSLHTLSPRHDKPFIALNCGAVPEQIFESEMFGHEAGAFTGAGKRRIGKIEHASGGTLFLDEIESMPLALQVKLLRVLQEGMLERLGSNASVRIDVRIVAAAKGDMEALIEAGGFRRDLYYRLNVVAIDLPPLRERREDIIPLFEHFLLEAAVRYQRPLPMLSERQRHELMQSNWPGNVRELRNAADRLVLGVGRTPVVSDAAEDGMPLKERVERYERTVIAETLARTGGSVHQAADILQVGRATLYDKIKRYGL
- a CDS encoding sensor histidine kinase, which produces MRHGTERLMAGAAPEGTASPSAVHHPPMSEPDFPFSSASPRRGFGWLVAAALVAVMALVCATTFVVTWNRGLSQAQQAAGARVDRYAANLKSTLDRYEYLPALVALHPFIHDLLAHPTPDNVARANRYLREVNDRARATATYVIAPTGLALAASNYNLPDSFVGAEYLFRPYFQQAAAGHVGRFYGIGITREEPGYYISQPVMQNGSVIGVTVVKLNLEWFGRASHDASEPVMVADENGVIFLSSVPAWQYRTVEPLTPELQAQLQATRQYFRKQITPLPLQPEMPAFLKLVGRMPDGARLVRVGDRINAPRYLLVSRELVEPDWQLMYLTPIDPVMGAARSATVAAAFAFAFVCLLLFYWRQRRLRLREMLRGRRLLEAAYDQLERRVEDRTADLMATNEQLQHEIVDRTRAEAELRATQDELVQASKLAALGQMAAGITHELNQPLAALRTFSDNTRILLERGQHGAAADNLRAIADLTERMGKITAQLKLFAGRSRRRLADVQVRVALDHVLALLRPRLAEVETALHWRLPEAACVVRADELKLEQVLINLIGNALDAIAANDLPRPGRIDIDIGPADGAPAQLCIVVRDNGPGIAADAMPHLFEPFFTTKEIGQGLGLGLAISTSIARDFGGSLSAANVPGGGAQFTLSLVRAEVVPAATS
- a CDS encoding dicarboxylate/amino acid:cation symporter; this translates as MKKPFYKILYVQVLAAIVIGVLLGHFEPKLAVNMKPLGDGFIQLIKMVIGPIIFCTVVSGIAGMRDMKKVGRVGGKALLYFEVVSTFALVIGLVAGHIFNPGSGFNVDVNSIDAKAVAQYAAKAQSSSTVDFLLNIIPSTVVDAFAKGDILQILLIALLFGGALSAMGERAQMVTDFIDQIAHVFFRIVHVITRVAPIGAFGAMAFTIGKYGVVSLVPLLKLIGTFYLTAIIFVVVVLGIIARLTGFSIFRFVAYIKEELLIVLGTSSSESALPHLMEKMEKLGCSKSVVGLVVPTGYSFNLDGTNIYMTMAVIFISQALNIELTLTQQLTILAVAMLTSKGASGITGAGFITLAATLAVVPTIPVAGMVLILGIDRFMSECRALTNITGNGVACVVISAWERELDRTKLARVMSGDRGETVSATPAA
- a CDS encoding (2Fe-2S) ferredoxin domain-containing protein, whose translation is MSSHYQHHVFFCLNEREDGARCCADFGAKAMQEYAKKRCKELGINGEGRVRINKAGCLDRCELGPVLVVYPEAVWYTFVDREDIDEIIQSHLIEGKPVARLMVDPPAA
- a CDS encoding alpha/beta hydrolase, which translates into the protein MNVHTAERLIPGPVGNIDVSVDLPDAAPRGLALVGHPHPLFGGTKDNKVAQTLARTFVGLGYATVRPNFRSVGKTEGTHDNGIGEQDDMLAVLDWMRTQAEWSPEVATLPLALGGFSFGSFVVSQVARRLAEAGTPAERLALVGTATSRWDVAPVPADTIVIHGELDDTVPLAAVLDWARPQELPVIVIPGADHFFHRKLHLIRQQIAGAWTPRP